The DNA region CGAGTGAAGTAAAACTATAATGTTCTTTGTTCAATTTTCAACAATTCTTGCCAAAACTCATGAAAGAAACCATCTTATTGATCATGTAGTTATTCTTATTATTGCTAAAAGGTTGAATGCTTATCTTCTTTACCAGTTGGTAGATCTGCAAATTTTCATGCAACCGCGTATTACTTTGAAGCCTCTGGTCCCAACCTTTCCATGTTTCGCTAACATCTCTgtctctctgttgaacaaagtAAGAACCTGATGAGCCTTCTCTGTTGTATATTGTCATTAAAAGTGGCAGAGAGTGAAAATACAGTTGATAGGATTGCTTGCTATATGCATGCAGCCAGACATAGATTTTGGCTTGAAAGTACTGGGAGCAGACATCATGGCTATCCCAGGTTTGTATCAGTTTGTTCAGGTGCTGTTCTCATTCTCTGTCTTTAACAGATTCattgtttgatctagggttatttgaataatcaagtagttatttccaaataacctaGGTTAGAATTTAGTTGGGTTGATTatgattattgattattaattctTATCATGTTACAGGAAATGGTAACAAGACAAGTGGCCAGCATGTATTTATGGCCATGGACTCTTGAAGTACCTGTACTAGACAGTTCATTGTTGGTATCAATTATGGctttcatcattatcatcatcatctctcTGCTTGTTGCTCAAAGATTTATGACTTTAATGACAGAGGGACGACGAAGAAACCAATGGGTATGCTTCATGTGAAGATTATAAGGGCAAACAGGCTTCTAAGGAAGGATATTTTGGGATCTTCAGATCCATATGTTCAACTAAGCCTAAGTGGGGAAAGGTTACTGTCAAGGAAGAGTTCAATAAAGAAGAACAATCTAAATCCCGAATGGAACGAGGATTTCAAGCTTGTTGTTGAAGATCCTCATTCACAGGACCTTCATTTGAACGTGTACGACTGGGAAAAGGTTGTTTCTAATTATGAGAActgaaaagtaaaaaaaaaaatggttttgtAATATGTTTGTGTGGACAGATTGGGACACACGACAAGCTAGGAATGCAAGTAATCGCGTTGAAATCGCTTGATCCTAATGAAAGGAAAGAGTTCACTTTGGATTTGCAAAAGACAATGAATCCAAATGATCCTCATAACAAGAAGCAGAGAGGTCAAATTACTGTGGAGTTGACATTGATGCCGTTCAAGAAAGATGATCATACGAGAAAAGATGAGAGTTTTGGAAATGACATTGACGAACAGAAGCAGATATCTGGTATGGGACTGCTTTTGCTTACTGTTATAGGGGCAAAGGAGGTTGAAGGAAATCATCACAAGAACCCATATGCCCTTGTCCTTTTCAGAGGAGAAGAGAGGAAAACAAAGGTTAGCtaccaatcaatcaatctaTTACAAATCTAATCATTTGCTTTTTTTGGGTGATTGACTTTCGGGATATCTATTTTATCTAGTCAATCAAGAAAACCCGAAACCCAAATTGGAACCAAGAGTTTGAATTCATGTTGGAAGAGGCTCCTCTAAAGGAAAAGATGCGGATTGAGGTTTTGAGCAAACGTGGAGGCATTTCTTTCCGTTCAAAGGTAGGATAGTTTAGTGTGTTTTTTATATGATATGGGTGAGAATTAGTACATGATTTTTAAATCATGTTCTTTCACTAAGTGAGGATTAGTCACACATTTTTTTGTTAACCCTATCGGGCACAACCTAAGTACAACCTAAGTGAGAATCGAACACGTGATTTAAATGAATTGGGTTTGTCTAAATGATTTGTGCAGATATCGTTGGGACATGTTGATGTGGATCTTGAAGATGTGGTGCGTAATGGGCATATTAACCACAAGTATCATCTAATCAACTCCAGCAATGGAATAATTCATCTTGACATTCAATGGAGAGTCATTTGATGAAAGTTACACTTTTTAACTGAAGTTCCTTAATAGCAACATTCTTCTTCTTGTCCTGTACGTACATGTAATTTCTTCACGCGAGACGCAATCAATAAGAACTACGGAGATGATGAATTCATTTGTCTGTCATTGTTTTTATCTTTGCAATGTAGAAGAATTAGCTGTAAGATTTTTTAATCGATTCGATTCCTAAAAATTCGAGGATTCGGAATTAAGatagaagaagaacaaaatGCGACTTGCGACCTAAAATCTCGTTGGATAATGATTATTTATGTGTATCGATTCGAAACCGAACAAATTATTTCTCGAATTTGTCCCGTTCTCTTAAATGTTTTGGATAagaatttagtttaaaatgaAAACGGTTTAATTTGATTTggagattttgaaaaataaaaattaacttcaaAATAAATGTTTGGAAAAGTCGGTGAATTTGGCCGGAAAACCAATTGATTTCTCAAATATTTATGAGTTTGATAACTGTGAATTTGGTCGGGAAGACTTCTCAAATATTTACGAGGTTGATAATCGTGAATCTGACTTCTCAAATATTTATGAGTTTGATAATTGATTTAGTGGAAAAACTCTAAATAAAAATGTCTTATTAGGCAatgatttagataaaataatgttattaaatatattttaattatataaattaataaatttaataatatttattattcatttaaacacaactttaaattaaacactctcattataaatataacaaGATAACTTAAATAGTAAAGTATTTTATAAACTAAGATGTCAATCATGTCATATTCTGAATAAAGTCAAAAATTCAAGTGGGatggatttaaaaataaattaaagtagactttaaaaaaaaatagtaagaaaattatgaataaaaacaaGAGTGATAaagttaagtttttttttttttttttattaaaaaaatagataaaaaattattttttaaattatttttttttttaattagagagTAATGTAATATTgtaccataattttttttttcttttacaaagTGGAATTCACTTggggaaatttgagcaaatgaccctaaaaacaGGGTGAATTGCGTTTGGTGAgagtgaataaattaaatagcgctggtgCCTGGTGACcttttttttctgacgaaaatgcccctattgcgtcacgcacccgagggcattgtgaaaagtccacaatgcccttgctatataattaaaaaaaattccagttcttcccatttctttttatttctttctttcttgttctctttcttcacttcccattctcttccttctctctaaaaagaccATCCCCGACGACGATCCCCGACGAAGACGGCGGAATCCCAACGAAGGAGATGTCCGCTGCTACTGGTATTCTTCTTCCTtcctttatttctctctttcgaCACATTGTTTGTTAGGGTTTAGTGATTAGGGATTGAGTAGGTGAATGCCACCGTTACGGCGGAATCCGGGTGCGTCATACAGTtgcgtaacgcagttgcgtcacgtagttgcgtTACGCATCTGCGTAACACACCTCAAACCATTTATAGTTATTATTTGCATTTCATTGTTACGGTGTCTCTCGATTGAtagtatcatttttttcaattgcagctgaagtatttactgacgtatttgttgtgtacaatggagagtggaaaattgCAGCCGATGGTACCAGGTCTTTCTCTGCACAATCATACAAAAAACTATGGATATACCCCAATGTACTACATTTGCTGAATTAGTTGATATAATCTATGAGACGATTAACGTGGAAAAGTctgcatatgatttagtgattaAAGTCATGTATGATCCTTCTGCAAAACTCCCCCTGTTGTTATTGAGGTAGATATAGATGTGGGCATCTATTTATCACGGTTGATTTCGGGTTGAAGTTTGTCACCTTCGTCACCACTTTATGTCTCATTAGTAGAGAAGTACCCAAGTCAAGATAATACACTATCATTACTTACTAAAAAAACTATACCTGACATTGTTTCTCGAGTTGTTTCTcaacagattttatttgaaaatgaaaatgaaggaggaggagaagaagatgaacgggctcatcatgaactgattaattatgaacgggttattgactttaattatgaacGGGTTAGTGACTTCCAAGCTACTACTAGTCCTGCACCAGCAATTGCACGCACGCCGCACCGatcatcaatacctacaccatctagtgcaagagcgtcaatgggtacaccatctagtgcaagagggtcaatgggtacaccatctagtgcaagagcgtcaatgggtacatcatctagtgcaagaccatcaatgggtacaccatctagtgcaagaccatcaatgggtacaccatctagtgcaagaccaTCAATGgatacaccatcgacagacccgacaaacgtatcaccgacagacccttcatttgcattggcattaactagtgaaaccgtattggaagtcagtacgttatttgatactaaaaaagaacttcaactgacgctatataaatatgcgatgacttatcattttgaattcaaagtgaaaaagtctcgaaaacatctttggtatgtgaaatgtatggatgagacatgcaagtggagtttacgtgctgtgaaaggtaagttttccgagatgtttgagattcggaaattcaaccgacaacactcatgctcagttttgtcgaggccggagaaaaaatgcaaacaccggcATTGATTATTGGGAAGTGCATGAAGGGTAAGTACATagaccatcaccataaccacttgcctaagaaaataattgaagacatgcagtcaaCTTATGAgatgtttttgacttataataaggcttggagggcaagggaaacgACTTTAATGGaagtgcgaggaacggtagaggatttctatggaaaattgccttcatacctatacatgttggagaagaataatctGGGTACCAAAGCAGATATccagacagacgagctcggccacttcaagtatatgttcatgtctctaggcttctcaattaggggtttcaaagccttttgtcgtcccgtattgtgtgttgatgccagttttctcaagcacaaggtgagaggtcaactattggtggctgttGCATTGGATGCCAATGAACAACTGTATCatgttgcattcggcgttgttgattcaaagaataataactcgtggacttattttatgcaaaaacttagagaagcaattggattagttgatgatctcgtcttcgtatccgatagacactcaagcatcgccaatgccttgtgtgctatTTTTctagaagcagaccacggtgcgtgcacatatcacataaatatgaatattatggccaaattcaaaactgataattttCATGtggagtttgatttggcttctcgtgcgtacactatccccactttaatcggttttttgacaagatcagggttaaagatcataggattgctgcctatttgaaagaaattgggtttcaaagatggagtagagcatatttccccggtaagcgatacaatcaactcacaagcaattataCAGAGAGTTTGAATAGTCAGTGTAGGGAAGCCAGAAAATATccaaaaggaaaaacaaaaacaacaatgtttgtgaaaacctttcacaacaaatataaacaaaggaGAAGCAAAACAACCGTCAAAATAGCTAGAAACAACCGTCACCTGCGTGACGCAGCCTGCGTGacgcaactacgtgacgcaactgcgtgaTGAAACTGAGTGACGCAACCGCAAGACGCAACCCTAAACATAAaccatgcatgaaccatttTCAAGCAAGAAGCAAcctaccctaaaccctaacataaaccatgcATGAATCATTTGCAAGCAAGAAGcaatcctaaaccctaacataaaatatGCATGAACCATTTACAAGCATGaagaaaccctaaaccctaaaccatgaatgaaccatttgcaagcaagaagcaaccaaccctaaaacctaacataaatcatgcatgaaccatttaagacgcaaccctaaaccctaacataaaccaacataactaaaactaacctgatgaagtcaatgaatgaacgagaagacgaagacgagcaAGAAGAgacgtcgaggcaggtgcgtcgtcgaggcaggtgcgAGAGAGAGGGAATGAATAGTCGTCGaggcttatttgggttttttatataaaattaaataaatttgacgcatcgtatcctacttgacgcatcctccgtgacgcatcctacttgacgcatcctccgtgacgcatcctacttgacgcatcctacgtgacgcatcctaccaaccaaccaacctgtATTCAACGAATCAGGGCGAATTAATGACGTTCTGTAaaggaaatcaacacaaacaatcatatgtataggaaatcaacacaaacaatcatatgtaa from Impatiens glandulifera chromosome 5, dImpGla2.1, whole genome shotgun sequence includes:
- the LOC124939899 gene encoding synaptotagmin-3-like, translated to MTMCFLINNALSLIGFAIGLFIGFLVGFAGLLCSKTRDVKDPVVRPLQEFDSSSLLDIFLEIPLWVKSPDYERVDWLNKIVSDMWPFLDKAICTEIRRNVEPMFDEYIGKYLIKSIYFDSLTLGTFPPAVHGLKVVESNEKELIFEPTVRWAGNPNITVVLQFWFLAVRLQLVDLQIFMQPRITLKPLVPTFPCFANISVSLLNKPDIDFGLKVLGADIMAIPGLYQFVQEMVTRQVASMYLWPWTLEVPVLDSSLGTTKKPMGMLHVKIIRANRLLRKDILGSSDPYVQLSLSGERLLSRKSSIKKNNLNPEWNEDFKLVVEDPHSQDLHLNVYDWEKIGTHDKLGMQVIALKSLDPNERKEFTLDLQKTMNPNDPHNKKQRGQITVELTLMPFKKDDHTRKDESFGNDIDEQKQISGMGLLLLTVIGAKEVEGNHHKNPYALVLFRGEERKTKSIKKTRNPNWNQEFEFMLEEAPLKEKMRIEVLSKRGGISFRSKISLGHVDVDLEDVVRNGHINHKYHLINSSNGIIHLDIQWRVI